A genome region from Flavobacterium sp. includes the following:
- the nuoF gene encoding NADH-quinone oxidoreductase subunit NuoF: MSQKILLDKINIPGIKTYEVYRQNGGYASVEKALKTLTPDEVTEEVKKSGLRGRGGAGFPAGMKWSFIDKKSGRPRHLVCNADESEPGTFKDRYLMEFIPHLLIEGMITSSYALGANLSYIYIRGEYMWVFKILERAIAEAKAAGWLGKNILGSGYDLELHVHCGAGAYICGEETALIESLEGKRGNPRIKPPFPAVSGLWANPTVVNNVETIATVPWIVNNSGDDYAKIGIGRSTGTKLISASGHIKNPGVYEIELGLSVDEFMNSDEYLGGMSSDRPLKAFVPGGSSVPILPAELIFKTANGEDRLMTYESLSDGGFATGSMLGSGGFIVYNDTACIVRNTWNFARFYHHESCGQCTPCREGTGWLEKILWRIENGQGREEDIELLWSIQSKIEGNTICPLGDAASWPVAAAIRHFRDEFEYHVRFPEKIKNRDHFVAEPFSQVKHLVGGKVIV, encoded by the coding sequence ATGTCACAAAAAATATTATTAGATAAAATCAATATTCCTGGAATTAAAACCTACGAAGTTTATCGCCAAAATGGTGGTTATGCTTCTGTAGAAAAAGCTTTAAAAACATTAACGCCAGACGAAGTTACTGAAGAAGTAAAAAAATCAGGATTACGTGGTCGTGGTGGTGCAGGTTTCCCTGCCGGAATGAAATGGAGCTTTATTGACAAAAAATCAGGAAGACCAAGACACTTAGTTTGTAACGCCGACGAATCTGAACCGGGAACTTTTAAAGATCGTTATTTGATGGAATTTATTCCTCACTTATTGATCGAGGGAATGATTACTTCAAGTTATGCCTTAGGAGCAAACTTATCATATATCTACATTCGTGGAGAATATATGTGGGTTTTCAAAATTTTAGAAAGAGCAATCGCCGAAGCTAAAGCTGCCGGCTGGTTAGGAAAAAATATATTAGGTTCAGGATATGATCTTGAACTTCACGTTCACTGTGGAGCTGGAGCTTATATCTGCGGAGAAGAAACTGCACTTATCGAATCATTGGAAGGAAAAAGAGGAAATCCTCGTATTAAACCACCTTTCCCAGCGGTTTCTGGTCTTTGGGCAAATCCAACTGTAGTGAACAATGTTGAAACAATTGCAACTGTGCCTTGGATTGTAAACAATTCTGGCGACGATTATGCAAAAATTGGAATTGGACGTTCTACAGGAACTAAATTAATTTCTGCTTCAGGACACATCAAAAATCCTGGTGTTTACGAAATTGAACTAGGTTTAAGCGTTGACGAATTCATGAACTCTGATGAATATTTAGGAGGAATGTCTTCTGATCGTCCGTTAAAAGCATTTGTACCGGGAGGTTCTTCTGTGCCAATTTTACCAGCTGAATTGATTTTCAAAACAGCAAACGGCGAAGATCGTTTAATGACTTACGAATCTTTAAGTGATGGTGGTTTTGCTACCGGATCAATGTTAGGTTCTGGAGGATTTATCGTTTACAACGACACCGCTTGTATCGTAAGAAACACTTGGAACTTTGCACGTTTTTATCACCACGAATCTTGCGGACAATGTACGCCTTGCCGTGAAGGAACTGGATGGTTAGAAAAAATCTTATGGAGAATCGAGAACGGCCAGGGCCGTGAAGAAGATATCGAATTATTGTGGAGTATTCAGAGTAAAATTGAAGGAAACACAATTTGTCCGCTTGGTGACGCCGCTTCTTGGCCAGTAGCAGCAGCAATTCGCCACTTTAGAGATGAATTCGAATATCACGTTCGTTTCCCTGAAAAAATTAAAAATAGAGATCACTTTGTTGCTGAACCTTTCTCACAAGTTAAGCATTTAGTAGGCGGTAAAGTAATCGTATAA
- a CDS encoding NAD(P)H-dependent oxidoreductase subunit E, with product MERKHYKQEINMTEALMTRINELISHYPEGKQKSALLPVLHEVQDAHNNWLSIELQDKVAEILQIKPIEVYEVVTFYTMFNQKPIGKYMFEFCQTSCCCLRGAEDLMDYTSEKLGIKMGETTPDGMFTIAGVECLGACGYAPMMQLGDFYKEKLTEEKIDQIIADCRDDKIILHDK from the coding sequence ATGGAACGTAAACATTACAAACAAGAAATAAATATGACTGAGGCATTGATGACACGCATCAATGAATTAATCAGTCATTATCCGGAAGGCAAACAAAAATCGGCTTTACTGCCTGTTCTGCATGAAGTACAGGATGCGCACAATAACTGGCTTAGCATTGAATTGCAGGATAAAGTTGCCGAAATTCTTCAGATAAAACCAATTGAGGTTTATGAAGTGGTTACTTTTTATACCATGTTCAACCAAAAACCAATTGGAAAATACATGTTTGAATTTTGCCAGACTTCTTGCTGTTGTTTACGTGGTGCTGAGGATTTAATGGATTATACTTCTGAAAAACTAGGCATTAAAATGGGCGAAACTACTCCTGACGGGATGTTTACCATTGCCGGTGTAGAATGTTTAGGTGCCTGCGGATACGCTCCGATGATGCAGCTGGGCGATTTCTACAAAGAGAAACTGACAGAAGAAAAAATCGATCAGATCATTGCTGATTGTAGAGATGATAAAATAATATTACACGATAAATAA
- the aspS gene encoding aspartate--tRNA ligase, translating into MYRSHNCGELNASNINTEVTLAGWVQKSRDKGFMNWVDLRDRYGITQLIFDESRTDKTVFELAKTLGREFVIQVKGTVIEREAKNKNIPTGEIEILVSELTILNSALTPPFTIEDETDGGEDIRMKYRYLDIRRNPVKNSLLFRHKVAMEVRKYLSDLDFCEVETPYLIKSTPEGARDFVVPSRMNEGQFYALPQSPQTFKQLLMVGGMDKYFQIVKCFRDEDLRADRQPEFTQIDCEMAFVEQEDILNVFEGLTRHLLKEIKGIEVDKFPRITYDYAMKTYGNDKPDIRFGMKFGELNEFAQHKEFPVFNSAELVVGIAVPGAGNYTRKEIDGLIDWVKRPQVGASGMVYVKCNEDGTYKSSVDKFYDNDDLANWAKATEANPGDMIFVLSGPANKTRAQLSALRMELATRLGLRNPEEFAPLWVVDFPLLELDEESGRYHAMHHPFTSPKPEDIKLLETEPGNVRANAYDMVLNGNEIGGGSIRIHDKATQQLMFKYLGFSEEEAKAQFGFLMDAFQFGAPPHGGLAFGLDRLVAILGGQETIRDFIAFPKNNSGRDVMIDAPAAIDEAQLKELHIKIDSI; encoded by the coding sequence ATGTATAGAAGTCATAATTGCGGCGAACTAAACGCTTCAAATATTAATACCGAAGTTACACTTGCGGGCTGGGTTCAAAAATCACGCGATAAAGGATTTATGAATTGGGTCGATCTACGCGACCGTTATGGAATTACACAACTTATTTTCGACGAAAGTCGTACTGATAAAACCGTTTTTGAATTAGCAAAAACTCTTGGCCGTGAATTTGTAATTCAGGTAAAAGGAACTGTTATTGAGCGTGAAGCAAAAAACAAAAACATTCCGACTGGTGAAATCGAAATTTTAGTTTCTGAATTGACTATTTTAAATTCTGCTTTAACGCCGCCTTTTACAATTGAAGATGAAACGGACGGTGGTGAAGATATCAGAATGAAATACCGTTATTTAGATATTCGTAGAAATCCAGTAAAAAACAGTTTATTATTCCGTCATAAAGTTGCGATGGAAGTTCGTAAATATCTATCAGATTTAGATTTCTGCGAAGTTGAAACGCCGTATTTAATCAAATCTACTCCGGAAGGAGCAAGAGATTTCGTTGTACCAAGCCGTATGAACGAAGGACAATTTTATGCCTTACCGCAATCTCCGCAAACTTTCAAACAACTTTTGATGGTGGGCGGAATGGATAAATATTTCCAAATCGTGAAATGTTTCCGTGACGAAGATTTACGTGCAGACCGTCAGCCTGAGTTTACTCAGATTGACTGCGAAATGGCATTTGTTGAACAAGAAGATATTTTGAATGTTTTCGAAGGTTTGACAAGACATTTATTAAAAGAAATTAAAGGTATAGAAGTAGATAAATTTCCAAGAATTACTTACGATTATGCTATGAAAACATACGGAAATGACAAACCGGATATTCGTTTCGGGATGAAATTTGGTGAGTTAAACGAATTTGCACAGCATAAAGAATTCCCTGTATTTAATTCAGCAGAATTAGTTGTGGGAATTGCTGTTCCGGGAGCAGGAAATTATACTCGTAAAGAAATCGACGGGTTAATTGACTGGGTTAAGCGTCCGCAGGTTGGTGCATCTGGAATGGTTTATGTAAAATGCAATGAAGACGGAACTTATAAATCATCTGTAGATAAATTCTACGATAATGATGATTTAGCAAACTGGGCAAAAGCTACAGAAGCCAATCCCGGAGATATGATTTTTGTACTTTCTGGTCCGGCAAACAAAACACGTGCGCAGCTTTCTGCACTTCGTATGGAATTAGCAACTCGTTTAGGATTACGTAATCCTGAAGAATTTGCTCCATTATGGGTTGTGGATTTCCCATTATTAGAGCTTGATGAAGAAAGCGGTCGTTATCATGCAATGCACCACCCGTTTACTTCTCCAAAACCAGAAGATATTAAATTATTAGAAACTGAACCTGGAAATGTTCGTGCTAATGCTTATGATATGGTTTTAAACGGAAACGAAATTGGAGGTGGATCTATTCGTATTCACGATAAAGCAACACAGCAGTTAATGTTTAAATATTTAGGTTTTAGTGAAGAAGAAGCAAAAGCGCAATTTGGTTTCTTAATGGATGCTTTCCAGTTTGGAGCGCCGCCACACGGAGGTTTAGCTTTTGGTCTTGACAGATTAGTAGCTATTTTAGGCGGACAGGAAACTATTAGAGATTTTATTGCTTTCCCTAAAAACAATTCTGGACGCGATGTAATGATCGATGCTCCTGCTGCAATTGATGAAGCACAATTAAAAGAATTACACATAAAAATTGATTCTATATAA
- a CDS encoding cold shock domain-containing protein translates to MRTGTVKFFNESKGYGFITDEETGKDIFVHASGINAEELREGDRVSYEEEEGRKGKVAAKVAVI, encoded by the coding sequence ATGCGTACAGGTACAGTAAAATTTTTCAATGAATCTAAAGGTTATGGATTCATTACAGACGAAGAAACAGGAAAGGACATCTTCGTTCACGCTTCAGGAATTAACGCGGAAGAATTACGCGAAGGTGACCGTGTAAGCTACGAAGAAGAAGAAGGAAGAAAAGGGAAAGTTGCTGCTAAAGTGGCAGTAATCTAA
- a CDS encoding 2Fe-2S iron-sulfur cluster-binding protein, giving the protein MKVTIDGQSIDVEPGTTILQAARMIGGDLVPPAMCYYSKLKGSGGKCRCCLVEVSKGSEADPRPMPKLMASCVTGCMDGMEVNSKSSARVTEARKSVTEFLLINHPLDCPICDQAGECDLQNLSFEHGNPKSRYIEEKRTFEPENIGPNIQLHMNRCILCQRCVQVADQLTDNRVHGVLDRGDHANISTGISKAIDNEFSGNMIDVCPVGALTDKTFRFKSRVWFNKPYNAHRECTTPGCCGKTTVWMFGGEIQRVTGRKDEYHEVEEFICNSCRFDHKDVNDWVIEGPREFEKDSVINQNNYTQKLEKVEIDTEKNILLGRDIDRKKISMAAIPLTNNDKKA; this is encoded by the coding sequence ATGAAAGTAACCATAGACGGTCAAAGTATAGACGTAGAGCCAGGAACAACGATCCTGCAGGCTGCACGTATGATTGGCGGGGATTTAGTTCCTCCAGCCATGTGCTATTACTCAAAATTAAAAGGCAGCGGTGGAAAATGTCGTTGTTGTTTAGTTGAAGTTTCCAAAGGTAGTGAAGCTGATCCACGACCAATGCCAAAATTAATGGCATCTTGTGTAACAGGATGTATGGACGGAATGGAAGTAAACAGTAAATCTTCTGCCAGAGTAACGGAAGCGCGTAAATCTGTAACAGAATTTTTATTAATTAACCACCCATTAGACTGTCCTATTTGTGATCAGGCGGGAGAATGTGACCTTCAAAATTTAAGTTTTGAGCACGGAAACCCAAAATCACGTTATATTGAAGAGAAAAGAACGTTTGAACCAGAAAATATTGGTCCAAATATTCAACTGCATATGAACCGTTGTATTTTATGTCAAAGATGTGTACAAGTTGCAGATCAATTGACAGACAACAGAGTTCACGGAGTATTAGATCGTGGAGATCATGCTAATATTTCTACTGGAATTTCTAAAGCGATCGACAATGAGTTTTCTGGAAACATGATCGACGTTTGTCCGGTTGGAGCTTTAACAGATAAAACTTTCCGTTTTAAATCAAGAGTTTGGTTTAACAAGCCTTATAACGCACACAGAGAATGTACTACTCCTGGATGCTGCGGTAAAACTACAGTTTGGATGTTTGGTGGAGAAATTCAGCGTGTAACGGGTCGTAAAGATGAGTACCATGAAGTAGAAGAATTCATCTGCAACAGCTGTCGTTTTGATCATAAAGATGTTAATGACTGGGTTATCGAAGGACCAAGAGAATTTGAAAAAGATTCTGTTATCAACCAAAATAACTACACTCAAAAATTAGAGAAAGTAGAAATCGATACAGAGAAAAATATCCTTTTAGGTAGAGATATTGACCGTAAAAAAATTAGTATGGCAGCAATTCCATTAACTAATAATGATAAAAAAGCGTAA
- a CDS encoding NADH-quinone oxidoreductase subunit D, producing the protein MSELLLPPEHRYAKIIKEKLNEDGSELSVLNLGPTHPATHGIFQNILLMDGERILEAEPTIGYIHRAFEKIAENRPFYQITPLTDRMNYCSSPINNMGWWMTLEKLLGIEVPKRAQYLRVIVMELARITDHLICNSILGVDTGAYTGFLYVFQFREKIYEIYEEICGARLTTNMGRIGGFERDWSPEAFKKLDTFLEEFPVAWKEFENLFERNRIFLDRTVNVGAISAEKAMAYGFTGPNLRAAGVDYDVRVAQPYSSYEDFDFIVPVGKSGDTYDRFCVRNAEVWESLSIIRQALDKMPAGNEYHAEVPDYYLPPKEDVYNNMEALIYHFKIVMGEVPVPVAEIYHPVEGGNGEIGFYLVTDGSRTPYRLHFRRPCFIYYQAYPEMIKGALLSDAIVILSSLNVIAGELDA; encoded by the coding sequence ATGTCAGAACTATTATTACCACCAGAGCATCGTTATGCTAAAATAATTAAGGAGAAACTAAACGAAGACGGAAGCGAACTTTCTGTACTGAATTTAGGACCTACTCACCCGGCAACTCACGGTATTTTTCAAAATATCCTATTGATGGATGGTGAACGAATTTTAGAAGCTGAACCAACTATTGGTTACATTCACAGAGCTTTTGAAAAAATCGCAGAAAATCGTCCTTTTTATCAAATCACACCTCTTACAGACCGTATGAACTATTGCTCCTCTCCTATTAATAATATGGGATGGTGGATGACTTTAGAAAAACTATTAGGTATTGAAGTTCCAAAAAGAGCACAATATTTAAGAGTTATTGTTATGGAGCTGGCACGTATTACAGACCACTTAATCTGTAACTCAATTCTTGGTGTTGATACTGGTGCGTATACAGGTTTCTTATACGTTTTTCAATTTAGAGAAAAAATCTACGAAATCTACGAAGAAATTTGTGGAGCTCGTTTGACTACAAATATGGGAAGAATTGGTGGTTTTGAAAGAGACTGGTCTCCGGAAGCTTTCAAAAAACTAGATACTTTCCTTGAAGAATTTCCAGTTGCATGGAAAGAATTCGAAAACTTATTCGAGAGAAACAGAATTTTCCTTGACAGAACTGTAAACGTTGGTGCAATTTCAGCAGAAAAAGCAATGGCTTACGGATTTACAGGTCCAAACTTGCGTGCAGCAGGAGTTGATTATGATGTTCGTGTTGCTCAACCTTATTCATCTTACGAAGATTTCGATTTTATTGTTCCTGTTGGAAAATCAGGAGACACTTATGATCGTTTCTGTGTTCGTAATGCTGAAGTTTGGGAAAGTTTAAGCATTATTCGTCAAGCTTTGGATAAAATGCCGGCAGGAAACGAATATCATGCTGAAGTTCCAGATTATTACCTTCCTCCAAAAGAAGACGTATATAATAATATGGAAGCTCTAATCTATCACTTTAAAATCGTAATGGGAGAAGTTCCTGTTCCGGTTGCCGAAATCTACCATCCTGTTGAAGGAGGAAACGGGGAAATTGGTTTCTATTTAGTTACTGACGGAAGCAGAACTCCATATAGATTACATTTTAGAAGACCTTGCTTTATTTATTATCAAGCATATCCTGAAATGATTAAAGGTGCTTTATTATCTGATGCAATTGTTATTCTATCAAGTTTAAACGTAATTGCAGGAGAATTAGACGCGTAA
- a CDS encoding NADH-quinone oxidoreductase subunit B yields the protein MSDSNVNMVAPPEGVVGEGFFATKLNDVVGLARANSLWPLPFATSCCGIEFMATMASHYDLARFGSERVSFSPRQADMLLVMGTISKKMAPILRQVYEQMSEPRWVIAVGACASSGGVFDTYSVLQGIDKVIPVDVYVPGCPPRPEQIVDGVMRLQELVKNESVRRRSSPEYQELLASYNIS from the coding sequence ATGAGCGATTCAAATGTAAATATGGTTGCGCCACCCGAAGGTGTTGTTGGTGAAGGTTTCTTTGCTACAAAACTAAATGATGTTGTAGGTTTAGCACGCGCGAATTCTCTTTGGCCATTACCATTCGCAACATCTTGCTGCGGAATTGAATTTATGGCAACAATGGCTTCACATTATGATTTAGCACGATTTGGTTCAGAGCGTGTGAGTTTCTCACCTCGTCAGGCCGACATGTTACTGGTAATGGGAACAATTTCAAAAAAAATGGCTCCTATCTTAAGACAAGTTTACGAACAAATGTCTGAACCACGCTGGGTAATCGCAGTTGGTGCCTGTGCTTCATCAGGAGGAGTTTTCGATACATACTCTGTTTTACAGGGAATCGATAAGGTAATTCCGGTTGATGTTTATGTACCGGGATGCCCGCCAAGACCAGAACAAATTGTTGACGGTGTAATGAGATTACAAGAATTGGTAAAAAACGAATCTGTAAGACGCAGAAGCTCGCCAGAATACCAGGAATTATTAGCTTCATATAATATCTCATAA
- a CDS encoding NADH-quinone oxidoreductase subunit A, whose product MQSDQYSYIPILMQFILAVGFVVGTIIISGKLGPKRTSEVKDKNFECGIESVGNARIPFSVKYFLVAILFVLFDVEVIFLYPWAINFKDLGVEGMLKMIVFMALLLVGFFYIIKKKALEWE is encoded by the coding sequence ATGCAATCAGATCAATACAGTTACATTCCTATTTTAATGCAGTTCATTTTGGCTGTTGGTTTTGTGGTAGGAACAATCATTATTTCTGGAAAATTAGGCCCAAAAAGAACCTCTGAAGTTAAAGATAAAAACTTTGAGTGCGGTATCGAATCTGTTGGTAATGCTCGTATTCCTTTTTCGGTAAAATATTTCCTTGTAGCTATTTTGTTTGTATTGTTCGACGTAGAGGTTATTTTCCTTTACCCTTGGGCGATAAACTTTAAAGATTTGGGTGTAGAAGGAATGCTTAAAATGATTGTTTTCATGGCTTTGCTTTTAGTTGGTTTCTTTTACATCATCAAAAAGAAAGCTTTAGAGTGGGAATAA
- a CDS encoding TlpA disulfide reductase family protein, which produces MKKLFVTGLLIFSGLNVIGQAKEQVKFTAKIENRNSDTLVIKGRNNFKQVIPIDKKGMFIASFEAPKGFYMFSDGTESSNLYLKPNSEINLTMNAKEFDETIVYKGKGVDESNFLAQQALKDEKFQNEAYTKEAAEFASLLEAKKKTDFESIEKGNYDPEFKTALKTSFESFNQYAAQDYERTAAARKLIGKPSPEFDYENFKGGKTKLADLKGKYIYIDLWATWCAPCRAEIPYLQKVEEKYHDKNIEFVSISIDKAKDNEKWKKFVTDKKLGGVQLFADKDWESDFVVKYGVTGIPRFILIDPNGNIVSSDASRPSDPKLQEQLNSLLN; this is translated from the coding sequence ATGAAAAAACTTTTTGTTACAGGTTTGTTGATTTTTAGCGGGTTGAATGTTATAGGACAAGCTAAAGAACAAGTAAAATTTACTGCCAAAATTGAGAATAGAAACAGTGATACTTTAGTTATTAAAGGAAGAAATAATTTTAAGCAAGTTATTCCAATTGATAAAAAAGGAATGTTTATCGCTTCTTTTGAAGCTCCGAAAGGATTTTATATGTTTTCTGACGGAACAGAATCTTCTAATTTATACCTGAAACCAAATTCTGAAATTAATTTAACAATGAACGCTAAGGAATTTGATGAAACCATTGTTTATAAAGGTAAAGGTGTAGATGAAAGTAATTTTTTAGCGCAGCAGGCCCTAAAAGATGAAAAATTCCAAAACGAAGCTTATACTAAAGAAGCCGCAGAATTTGCTTCACTTTTAGAAGCTAAAAAGAAAACTGATTTTGAAAGTATTGAAAAAGGAAATTACGATCCTGAATTTAAAACAGCTTTGAAAACGAGTTTCGAAAGTTTTAATCAATACGCAGCTCAGGATTATGAAAGAACTGCTGCAGCAAGAAAACTAATTGGAAAACCTTCGCCTGAATTCGATTATGAAAATTTTAAAGGAGGAAAAACAAAACTGGCTGATTTAAAAGGAAAGTACATATATATAGATCTATGGGCAACCTGGTGCGCGCCGTGTAGAGCAGAAATCCCGTATCTTCAAAAAGTGGAAGAAAAATACCATGATAAAAACATTGAATTTGTGAGTATTTCTATTGATAAAGCAAAGGATAATGAAAAATGGAAAAAATTTGTAACCGATAAAAAATTAGGCGGCGTACAATTATTTGCAGATAAAGACTGGGAATCTGATTTTGTTGTAAAGTACGGTGTAACCGGAATTCCGAGATTTATTTTAATTGATCCAAATGGTAACATTGTGAGCTCTGATGCTTCCAGACCATCAGATCCTAAGCTTCAGGAACAGTTAAACAGTTTATTGAACTAA
- a CDS encoding NADH-quinone oxidoreductase subunit C — MALENTQIQDKLVETFNNDVFNFQQERDIFTLEASADKITALILFLKNDSELRFHFLTDLCGVHYPDNDSERQFAIVYHLHNWYENKRLRIKVYLNGEKPEIKSISNIFLGANWMERETYDFYGINFIGHPQLKRILNMDEMVSFPMRKEFPMEDSGRTDKDDRFFGRTVSNC; from the coding sequence ATGGCTTTAGAAAATACCCAAATTCAAGATAAACTTGTAGAAACATTCAATAACGATGTTTTTAACTTTCAGCAGGAAAGAGATATTTTTACTTTAGAAGCATCTGCAGATAAAATAACAGCATTGATTCTATTCTTAAAAAACGATTCAGAATTACGCTTTCACTTTTTAACAGATTTATGCGGCGTTCATTATCCAGACAATGATTCAGAACGTCAATTTGCTATCGTATATCATTTACATAACTGGTACGAAAACAAACGCCTTAGAATCAAAGTATACCTTAATGGCGAAAAACCTGAGATCAAATCTATTTCAAATATTTTCCTTGGTGCAAACTGGATGGAGAGAGAAACTTACGATTTCTACGGAATCAATTTTATTGGTCACCCGCAATTGAAACGTATTTTGAATATGGATGAAATGGTGTCTTTCCCAATGAGAAAAGAATTCCCAATGGAAGACAGCGGAAGAACTGACAAAGACGACAGATTCTTCGGAAGAACAGTATCAAATTGCTAA